A DNA window from Hordeum vulgare subsp. vulgare chromosome 1H, MorexV3_pseudomolecules_assembly, whole genome shotgun sequence contains the following coding sequences:
- the LOC123441873 gene encoding chitinase 2-like produces the protein MSARRAPPSLGLAMAATAILAVLAAALATTARAQTCGAQAGGAKCPNCLCCSRFGFCGSTSEWCGAGCQSQCSGCPTPPGPGGQGVASILSKDLFERLLLHRNDAACLARGFYTYEAFLAAAAAFPAFAGTSEGLSVETRKREVAAFLGQTSHETTGGWSTAPDGPFSWGYCFKQERDPPSDYCEPRPEWPCAPGRRYYGRGPMQLSFNYNYGPAGRALGVDLLSNPDLVATDPVLSFKTALWFWMTPQANKPSSHAVIAGRWTPTAADNAAGRVPGYGVITNIINGGLECGRGQDPRVVDRIGFYKRYCDVLGVGYGSNLDCNNQRPFTSGASAGLAEQ, from the coding sequence ATGTCGGCACGGAGAGCTCCTCCGAGTCTAGGTCTAGCCATGGCGGCGACGGCTATCCTGGCCGTTCTTGCCGCGGCTCTCGCCACGACCGCTCGCGCCCAGACCTGCGGCGCGCAGGCCGGCGGCGCGAAGTGCCCTAACTGCCTCTGCTGCAGCCGTTTCGGGTTCTGCGGCAGCACCTCTGAGTGGTGCGGCGCCGGCTGCCAGAGCCAGTGCAGCGGCTGCCCCACTCCTCCCGGTCCCGGCGGCCAGGGCGTGGCGTCCATCCTGTCCAAGGACCTCTTCGAGCGGCTCCTGCTCCACCGCAACGACGCGGCGTGCCTGGCCCGCGGGTTCTACACCTACGAGGCGTTCCTCGCCGCGGCCGCCGCGTTCCCGGCCTTCGCCGGCACGTCCGAGGGGCTGAGCGTCGAGACGCGGAAGCGGGAGGTGGCCGCGTTCCTGGGccagacctcccacgagaccaccGGCGGGTGGTCGACCGCGCCCGACGGCCCCTTCTCCTGGGGCTACTGCTTCAAGCAGGAGCGCGACCCGCCGTCAGACTACTGCGAGCCGAGGCCGGAGTGGCCGTGCGCGCCGGGCAGGCGATACTACGGCCGCGGCCCCATGCAGCTCTCCTTCAACTACAACTACGGCCCGGCGGGGCGCGCTCTCGGCGTCGACCTGCTGAGCAACCCGGACCTGGTGGCCACGGACCCGGTGCTGTCGTTCAAGACGGCGCTGTGGTTCTGGATGACCCCGCAGGCGAACAAGCCGTCGTCGCACGCGGTGATCGCGGGGCGGTGGACGCCGACGGCCGCGGACAACGCGGCCGGCCGGGTGCCCGGGTACGGCGTGATCACCAACATCATCAACGGCGGGCTGGAGTGCGGGCGTGGGCAGGACCCCCGGGTGGTCGACCGCATCGGCTTCTACAAGCGCTACTGCGACGTCCTCGGCGTCGGCTACGGAAGCAACCTCGACTGCAACAACCAGAGGCC